In Sporomusaceae bacterium FL31, the genomic stretch AAGAAAAATATCCCGACCGCGAGGTTCATCTCATTCCTTGTCATGCTCCAAGCTTTAAGGGGAGCATGGTAAGCGGCTACGATTGTGCGGTCAAGGACTTTGTCAGCCATTTTGCTAAAAAAGCTGAGCCCAATGGAAAACTCAATCTGATTACCGGATGGGTGAATCCTGGGGATGTGACAGAACTCAAGCACTTGCTAAGCGAGATGCAGGTTGATGCAACCGTGCTTTTCGAAATCGAAAGCTTTGATTCTCCTTTAATGCCGGACGGGAACTTTGTCTCTCATGGCAATACGACCATTGAAGACTTGACCGGAACGGCCAATGCATTGGGAACCATCGCGCTCAATCGCTATGAAGGCGGGCAGGCTGCTGAATATCTGGCGAACGAATTTGATATCCCAACGGTCATTGGGCCGACTCCGATCGGCATTCGGAACACTGATACCTTTTTGCAGAATGTCAAGAAACTGACTGGAAAGCCAATTCCTGATTCGCTGGTGCATGAGCGGGGTCTTGCACTTGATGCCATCACCGATGTCACGCATTTGTTTCTTGCTGACAAAAAAGTTGCTATTTATGGAAATGCCGATCTTGTCCTCGGCCTTGCAGAATTTTGTCTCGATATGGAGATGAAACCTATGCTGCTGTTGCTTGGCGATGATAATAAATCCTATCCGAACGATCCACGCATTCAGGCTCTTCAGAAAAATGTCGATTATGGCATGGAGATTATTATGAATGCGGATTTATGGGAATTGGAGAACCGTATCAAGAACGAAGGCTTGGAACTTGATCTGATTCTGGGTCATTCCAAAGGGCGGTTTATATCCATTGACTATAATATTCCGATGCTGCGCGTAGGATTTCCTACCTATGACCGCGCAGGACTGCACCGCTATCCGGTTGTCGGTTATAATGGGGCCAGATGGCTGGCTGAAGCTATGGCCAACACGCTGTTTACCGATATGGAGTACAAGAAAAATAAAGAATGGATTCTTAATGTTTGGTAGACTGTATGGAAGACATGAGGTTATGAAGGTTTCGACGTGCAAGCTATAGCTGGAATTTATTCGTTTCTGCCAGTTCCTGATTCATCATCAGGTTCTGGCAGAAACCTATTAAAAAGAGGGTAGAACGATGATTGACATAAATGTAATCGATGTAGAACTGTTTGAAGAAGATTATCGGAGTGCCAAGATGTACCATCACCGGGCCAAACAATTTTTAGAAGAAGGGCAGTGCTCCAGTGTGGTCTTTAATGTAGCTTCAGTTGCGCTCGAAAACTATCTGATTGCTTTGTGTGATTTATACGGAGTAGAACCAGGAAATCATAATTATACCTGTCTGATGGATGCAGTAGAAGAATTGATTGACGTTTCACCGGCTTTAAATAAAGAAATACGATCACTGGATTCAATATTCGGGATTTGCTCGCTGGAAAATTATCATCATGGTGTTCCCGAACTATCCGACATGGACCGTGTTCTGCTCATGTGTCAGGAAGTTGAGGATCTATTTGATCAAACCAGAATTGCCGCAGTGAGAGCGGCTTTTAGCAAGCATCAACAATCATCATCGTAACATGAATAGGAAAGTATTGATGAAAAAAGCTGGGAGTAGATGCCTGGCAGGGGGTTGAACGAGATATGGAAAATGAGTGTTCTAAGACTGCAGTGCCGGTGATACCGGAAGATTTGGCTGAAATGACGGCCAAACACCCTTGCTATTCTTTTGATGCCCATCACAAATATGCCAGGATGCATCTGCCGGTAGCGCCGGTCTGTAATATTAGCTGCAACTATTGCAACCGGAAATATGACTGTGTCAATGAAAGCCGTCCTGGTGTGACAAGCGAAGTATTAACTCCTGAAATGAGTTTGGCTAAGTTTATCCGGGTAAAGGCAGAAATCCCTCATTTGAGTGTTGTCGGGATTGCCGGCCCTGGTGATGCACTGGCCAACTGGGAGCCGGTAAAGAAAAGTATTGAGCTGATTAAAGCCCAATCGCCGGATACTATCTTTTGCCTGTCCACCAATGGCCTGATGCTGCCTCATTACGGGCAAGAGATTATTGACTTGGGAGTTAAGCATGTCACGGTCACGGTAAACTGTTTGGATGCTGCGATCGGGGCAAAAATTTACCACCATGCTTATTATCAGGGCAAGTATTATGTGGGCGAAGAGGCGGCTGAAATTCTTTGCAACAATCAGCTGGAAGGCATTAAATTTTTAGCGGATCACGGTGTCCTGGTAAAAGTTAATATGGTTATGATTAAAAATATCAATGATGAGCATATTCCGGCAGTAGTAAAAAAAGTAAAGAGTCTGGGAGCGCTGATGACCAATATTATGCCACTCATTCCAGCTCCAGGCAGCGTATTTCAAAACTTTCCCCAGACCAGCAGAAAAGAAGTGGATGCTATGCGGGATATGTGCCAAACAGATATCTTCCAAATGCGTCACTGTCAGCAATGCCGGGCTGATGCTATCGGGCTGCTGACAGAAGATCAATCTTATAAATTCCGTAATGCCAAGCCGGAAACGGTTAAACCATGCAGTCTGCGTACCAAGGTTTATAAAGTGGCGGTAACTTCCAAGCATCAGAAACTGGTGGATCTGCACTATGGTCATGCCGAGGAATTTCACATTTATGAGACCGATGGTGTGGCGATCCGGTTTGTTGAAACCAGAGCTACTCAAAAGTATTGTCTGGGTGCGGCAAATTGTGATGAAACAGAAACAACAAAAGATGCGCTCATTGAAGGGATTGCTGATTGTGCTGCTGTATTGACCATGCGGATTGGTCATGAAGCGCAAAGACGGCTGCAGGACCATGGTATTTCAGTCATCGAGTCTTGCGCCGGGGTCGAAGAAGGTTTACTGCACGCTTTCCATCAATTGAATCATGAAGCCGATCAAGCAAGTAAAGCTTGCAGTGGTATCTAGGTAGGATCTAGCGGGAAAATTCTCCAATTGGATTTCATTACAGTTAATGGTATGACAAATGATGATGAAAGAAGGTTATGTGATGAAAGCGGATTTTACGTTTATTGACCAAACACTGGGTTATGCGTTAGAAAAGCAATCTATGGATACCTCTGAATTCCTTGATATCAAGCGGAAAATTGCAGCTATATCGCACATTCTATTTGATCTGAGTTTGAAGTCGTTCCTGACTGTTTTATATGATGGCGT encodes the following:
- the nifK_3 gene encoding nitrogenase molybdenum-iron protein subunit beta, encoding MSCELKEKERAGIINPIFTCQPCGSQFASIGIKDCIGIVHGGQGCVMFVRLLFSQHFKESFEIASSSVHEDGAVFGALNRVEEAVDVLLMRYPHVKVIPIITTCCTEVIGDDVDGVIMKLNNGLLKEKYPDREVHLIPCHAPSFKGSMVSGYDCAVKDFVSHFAKKAEPNGKLNLITGWVNPGDVTELKHLLSEMQVDATVLFEIESFDSPLMPDGNFVSHGNTTIEDLTGTANALGTIALNRYEGGQAAEYLANEFDIPTVIGPTPIGIRNTDTFLQNVKKLTGKPIPDSLVHERGLALDAITDVTHLFLADKKVAIYGNADLVLGLAEFCLDMEMKPMLLLLGDDNKSYPNDPRIQALQKNVDYGMEIIMNADLWELENRIKNEGLELDLILGHSKGRFISIDYNIPMLRVGFPTYDRAGLHRYPVVGYNGARWLAEAMANTLFTDMEYKKNKEWILNVW
- a CDS encoding nitrogenase cofactor biosynthesis protein NifB, which translates into the protein MENECSKTAVPVIPEDLAEMTAKHPCYSFDAHHKYARMHLPVAPVCNISCNYCNRKYDCVNESRPGVTSEVLTPEMSLAKFIRVKAEIPHLSVVGIAGPGDALANWEPVKKSIELIKAQSPDTIFCLSTNGLMLPHYGQEIIDLGVKHVTVTVNCLDAAIGAKIYHHAYYQGKYYVGEEAAEILCNNQLEGIKFLADHGVLVKVNMVMIKNINDEHIPAVVKKVKSLGALMTNIMPLIPAPGSVFQNFPQTSRKEVDAMRDMCQTDIFQMRHCQQCRADAIGLLTEDQSYKFRNAKPETVKPCSLRTKVYKVAVTSKHQKLVDLHYGHAEEFHIYETDGVAIRFVETRATQKYCLGAANCDETETTKDALIEGIADCAAVLTMRIGHEAQRRLQDHGISVIESCAGVEEGLLHAFHQLNHEADQASKACSGI